The Palleronia sp. THAF1 genome window below encodes:
- a CDS encoding Hsp20 family protein, with product MRTFDLAPLYRATVGFDQMAEMMDRVLSDNAGAQTYPPYNIEKTGDDAWAIEIAVAGFSDEDLTVEQRENALVISARRADDDADRKYLHRGIATRAFERRFHLADHVRVEAAHHANGMLVIELKREVPEALKPRRIEIQATGNTVAHQIAAE from the coding sequence ATGCGAACCTTCGACCTTGCTCCACTTTACCGTGCCACTGTCGGCTTCGACCAGATGGCCGAAATGATGGACCGCGTCCTGTCCGACAACGCAGGCGCGCAAACCTATCCCCCCTACAACATCGAAAAGACCGGCGATGATGCCTGGGCAATCGAGATCGCCGTCGCGGGCTTCTCCGACGAGGATCTGACCGTTGAGCAGCGCGAGAATGCGCTCGTGATTTCTGCCCGTCGCGCCGACGATGACGCCGATCGCAAGTATCTGCACCGCGGCATCGCCACCCGTGCGTTCGAGCGTCGGTTCCACCTTGCCGACCACGTCCGAGTCGAGGCCGCGCACCACGCCAACGGCATGCTGGTCATCGAGTTGAAGCGCGAAGTGCCAGAGGCGCTGAAGCCGCGCCGGATCGAAATCCAAGCGACCGGCAACACCGTCGCGCACCAGATCGCCGCCGAGTGA
- a CDS encoding DMT family transporter, with product MTQRLDFVSVLLLLILAAVWGGSFFFAEIALREVPPLTIALHRVGWAALILGLVVRARGIAVPRAARVWGAYLVMGGLNNAIPFSLIFWGQTRIESGLASILNGTTAIFGAVVAGLLLADEPLTRNRIAGAAIGLTGVAIIMGPDALSTLDPRNLGQLAVLGAALSYALAGVWARKHLAGQPPLMNALGMLCGSTVLLVPVVLVMDGVPSIDLRPATWAALLSLAALSTAFAYQLYFAILPRAGAANLMLVTLMIPPFAIALGVLFLDERIGVTGWIGFAVIAVGLAVTDGRVLQRKKAAP from the coding sequence ATGACCCAGCGCCTCGATTTTGTGTCCGTCCTTCTCCTGCTGATCCTTGCCGCCGTCTGGGGCGGATCGTTCTTCTTCGCCGAGATCGCCTTGCGCGAGGTGCCGCCGCTGACCATCGCACTGCACCGCGTAGGATGGGCGGCGCTGATCCTTGGTCTCGTGGTGCGGGCGCGGGGCATTGCCGTGCCACGCGCCGCGCGCGTCTGGGGTGCGTATCTGGTGATGGGCGGCCTGAACAACGCGATCCCGTTCAGCCTGATTTTCTGGGGACAGACGCGGATCGAGAGCGGCCTTGCCTCTATCCTGAACGGCACGACGGCCATCTTCGGGGCCGTTGTCGCGGGGCTTCTGCTGGCGGATGAGCCGCTGACCCGCAATCGCATTGCGGGTGCTGCGATTGGATTGACGGGTGTGGCGATCATCATGGGGCCGGATGCGCTGTCCACGCTGGACCCCCGCAATCTTGGGCAGCTGGCGGTTCTGGGCGCGGCACTCTCATACGCTTTGGCGGGGGTCTGGGCGCGCAAGCATCTGGCCGGGCAACCGCCGCTGATGAACGCTTTGGGCATGTTGTGTGGATCGACCGTCCTGCTGGTGCCTGTGGTCCTGGTGATGGACGGCGTTCCGTCAATCGACCTGCGGCCCGCGACGTGGGCCGCCCTACTGTCGCTCGCCGCACTGTCCACCGCCTTCGCCTATCAGCTTTATTTCGCCATCCTGCCCCGCGCAGGGGCGGCGAACCTGATGCTGGTGACCCTAATGATCCCACCCTTCGCCATCGCATTGGGTGTGCTGTTCCTGGACGAGCGCATCGGTGTCACGGGCTGGATCGGGTTCGCCGTCATCGCCGTGGGCCTGGCCGTCACGGACGGGCGTGTCCTGCAACGAAAGAAGGCCGCGCCCTAG